One Sediminicola sp. YIK13 DNA segment encodes these proteins:
- the gldA gene encoding gliding motility-associated ABC transporter ATP-binding subunit GldA — MSIAVKNISKSFGSQKALSNISFTIEKGEIVGFLGPNGAGKSTLMKILTTYSLADNGEAAVNSFDVQTDKKQVQKSIGYLPEHNPLYLDMYVKEYLEFNANVYKVGKDRIETVIDQTGLAPESHKKIGQLSKGYRQRVGLAAALLHDPEVLILDEPTTGLDPNQLLEIRKLIKEIGKQKTILLSTHIMKEVEAVCDRVIIINKGVVVADKKLEELRSEEEQIIEVEFDYRVEEAFLQKLPNVVHVKNIGGFVYDITFNTSVDMRPVVFDFAHDNKLKTLQLSRKNKNLESLFTELTNI, encoded by the coding sequence ATGTCCATAGCGGTCAAAAACATCTCTAAAAGTTTTGGTTCCCAAAAAGCATTATCAAATATATCCTTTACCATAGAAAAAGGGGAAATTGTTGGATTCTTAGGCCCCAATGGTGCTGGCAAATCAACCCTGATGAAAATCCTTACGACTTATAGTCTTGCAGACAATGGGGAAGCAGCTGTAAATTCCTTTGATGTGCAAACTGATAAAAAACAGGTACAAAAAAGTATCGGATACCTTCCAGAACACAATCCGCTCTATTTGGATATGTATGTAAAGGAGTATCTGGAATTCAATGCCAATGTTTATAAGGTAGGGAAAGACCGGATTGAAACGGTCATCGACCAAACAGGCCTGGCTCCCGAGTCACACAAAAAAATTGGACAACTTTCAAAGGGATACCGTCAGAGGGTGGGCCTTGCCGCTGCCTTGTTGCACGATCCTGAGGTGTTGATTTTGGATGAACCAACTACCGGACTGGACCCCAACCAACTTTTGGAAATACGCAAACTGATCAAAGAGATAGGGAAACAAAAAACCATCTTACTGTCTACCCATATTATGAAAGAGGTAGAAGCTGTTTGTGACCGTGTCATCATCATCAACAAAGGAGTTGTAGTGGCCGATAAGAAACTGGAGGAGTTGAGATCTGAGGAAGAACAAATTATAGAAGTTGAATTCGACTATAGGGTGGAGGAAGCCTTTTTGCAAAAATTGCCCAATGTGGTCCATGTTAAAAATATTGGAGGCTTTGTCTATGATATTACTTTCAACACCTCTGTAGATATGAGACCCGTTGTCTTTGATTTTGCCCATGACAATAAACTTAAAACGCTACAATTAAGCAGAAAGAACAAAAATCTAGAAAGTCTGTTCACGGAATTGACCAATATTTAA
- a CDS encoding prephenate dehydratase has product MGLKIAIQGIRGSNHHQVAKDHFGEDIDLVECMSFDGLVDQLLINKADKGVMAIENSIAGSIIPNYALVFKNNLHIIGEHYLNIHHHLMVLKGQQMADIQEVHSHPMALLQCKEYFRDYPTIKLVEDVDTAETAKRIQEGQLKHIAAIAPRVASELYDLEIIASEIQTIKNNSTRFIIVKTQNKVLPEEEINKASLRFLTDHKRGSLAAVLNVMSDCNLNLTKIQSLPVIERPWKYSFFVDVTFDSYAHYAKAKSLLEIMSEEFRVLGEYKNGRNL; this is encoded by the coding sequence ATGGGATTAAAAATAGCAATACAGGGAATAAGGGGATCCAACCACCATCAAGTGGCAAAGGATCACTTTGGAGAAGATATAGATTTGGTGGAATGCATGTCCTTCGATGGGCTGGTGGATCAGTTGCTCATCAATAAGGCCGATAAAGGCGTAATGGCCATTGAAAACTCTATCGCAGGATCAATTATTCCCAATTACGCTTTGGTATTCAAGAATAACCTGCACATTATTGGGGAGCATTATCTAAATATCCACCATCATCTAATGGTGCTCAAGGGTCAACAGATGGCCGACATCCAAGAAGTACATTCCCATCCGATGGCTTTGTTACAGTGCAAAGAGTATTTTAGGGACTATCCTACCATAAAACTTGTAGAGGATGTGGATACCGCGGAAACTGCCAAGAGAATCCAGGAAGGACAATTAAAACATATTGCGGCTATTGCCCCTAGGGTGGCATCAGAACTCTATGACCTTGAAATTATCGCATCAGAGATACAAACGATAAAGAACAACTCAACTAGGTTTATCATTGTTAAGACCCAAAACAAGGTACTCCCTGAGGAAGAGATAAACAAAGCCTCCTTACGATTTTTGACAGATCATAAAAGGGGGAGTTTAGCGGCAGTATTGAATGTGATGAGCGATTGTAACCTGAACCTAACGAAGATACAATCCTTGCCCGTAATAGAGCGCCCATGGAAATATTCATTTTTTGTGGATGTCACTTTTGATTCTTATGCCCATTATGCGAAGGCAAAGTCACTCTTAGAGATCATGTCCGAAGAATTTAGGGTATTGGGCGAATATAAAAATGGAAGAAACTTATGA
- a CDS encoding pyridoxal phosphate-dependent aminotransferase, with the protein MIAADRLKTVEEYYFSKKLREVRGLMAEGRPIINMGIGSPDLAPSKEVIEALQESVNGANAHQYQSYQGLPELREAFASFYHAKFGVTVNPANEVLPLMGSKEGIMHISMAFLNPGDEVLIPNPGYPTYSSVTNLVGAVPKFYDLVAKNGWFPDLEVLEQEDLSKVKIMWTSYPHMPTGATASKDQLKDLVAFAKRNNILMVNDNPYSFVLNQSPISILGVEGAMEVALELNSLSKTFNMAGWRVGMVLGSKAHIDEVLKVKSNMDSGMFYGIQKGAIAALESSDAWFDKLTQVYTSRRNLVFQLADKLNCTYDGQNAVGMFVWAKLPAGIASAEAFIDEVLYDKNIFITPGTIFGSNGEGYIRFSLCVTEDKIKEAISRF; encoded by the coding sequence ATGATTGCTGCAGATAGATTAAAAACAGTTGAAGAGTACTACTTCTCCAAAAAATTGAGAGAGGTTAGGGGTTTGATGGCCGAAGGCAGGCCCATTATCAATATGGGTATAGGAAGTCCGGATTTAGCCCCTTCAAAAGAGGTTATTGAGGCCCTACAGGAATCTGTAAATGGTGCCAATGCACATCAATACCAAAGCTATCAGGGACTCCCTGAGTTGCGGGAAGCTTTTGCCTCATTTTATCATGCAAAATTTGGGGTCACCGTGAACCCTGCCAATGAAGTGTTGCCGTTGATGGGCTCCAAGGAAGGGATTATGCACATCAGTATGGCATTTTTAAACCCAGGAGATGAAGTTTTGATTCCCAACCCTGGATATCCGACCTATTCTTCCGTTACCAATCTGGTGGGTGCCGTTCCCAAATTTTACGATTTGGTAGCCAAAAATGGATGGTTTCCCGATTTGGAAGTTTTGGAACAGGAAGATCTGTCCAAGGTGAAAATTATGTGGACCAGTTACCCACATATGCCTACGGGTGCCACGGCATCTAAGGATCAGCTCAAGGATCTCGTGGCCTTTGCCAAACGCAACAATATTCTTATGGTCAATGACAATCCCTACAGCTTTGTGCTTAACCAAAGCCCTATCAGTATTCTAGGCGTGGAGGGCGCCATGGAAGTGGCATTGGAACTAAATTCCTTGAGCAAGACCTTTAATATGGCCGGATGGCGGGTAGGAATGGTATTGGGAAGCAAGGCACATATCGATGAGGTCTTAAAGGTGAAGAGCAACATGGATTCCGGTATGTTCTATGGCATACAAAAAGGGGCCATTGCAGCCCTTGAAAGCAGTGATGCCTGGTTTGATAAACTGACCCAAGTGTATACCTCCAGAAGAAATTTGGTTTTTCAATTGGCAGATAAGTTGAACTGTACCTACGATGGGCAAAATGCAGTGGGCATGTTCGTTTGGGCAAAATTACCTGCAGGAATTGCCTCGGCAGAAGCCTTTATTGATGAGGTGCTGTACGACAAGAATATTTTTATTACCCCGGGAACCATTTTTGGAAGTAATGGAGAAGGGTATATTAGGTTTTCACTTTGTGTTACCGAGGATAAAATTAAGGAAGCAATAAGTAGATTTTAA
- a CDS encoding prephenate dehydrogenase, translating to MNVFIIGVGLIGGSMAKDIKNFDPEAKIYGIDTNETHLEEALSLGLIDNSATYQDLSIADVVIVSIPVDVMVSVLPKVLDVVNDNAVVLDAGSTKALICSTLDQHPKRRNFLACHPIAGTEFSGPSAAINGLYKGKTNIICEVEKTAFKLQERALEIFQKLGMRIRYMNPEAHDKHIAYVSHLSHISSFMLGKTVIEKEKNERDIFDMAGSGFESTVRLAKSSPAMWTPIFKQNKENVIETLEEYIQNLEAFKKMIVEEDYEGIYNEMSSTNRIKEILNGIPLNKN from the coding sequence ATGAACGTATTTATAATCGGTGTAGGTTTAATTGGTGGCTCCATGGCCAAGGATATCAAAAATTTTGATCCAGAGGCGAAAATATATGGTATAGATACCAATGAAACCCATTTGGAAGAGGCATTATCACTGGGATTGATAGATAATAGTGCTACGTATCAAGATTTGTCAATAGCGGATGTGGTCATTGTTTCTATCCCCGTAGATGTGATGGTTTCAGTGCTTCCCAAAGTTTTGGATGTCGTAAATGACAATGCAGTGGTGTTGGACGCAGGGTCTACAAAAGCGTTAATTTGCAGTACGTTGGACCAACATCCCAAAAGAAGGAACTTTCTGGCATGCCATCCTATTGCGGGAACTGAATTTTCGGGACCTTCAGCAGCCATCAATGGCCTGTATAAAGGAAAGACCAATATTATATGCGAGGTAGAAAAAACGGCGTTTAAATTGCAGGAAAGAGCTTTGGAAATCTTCCAAAAATTGGGGATGAGAATTAGGTATATGAACCCAGAGGCTCACGACAAGCATATTGCATATGTTTCCCACCTTTCGCATATAAGTTCATTTATGTTGGGAAAGACAGTTATAGAAAAGGAAAAAAATGAGCGCGATATTTTTGACATGGCGGGCAGTGGATTTGAAAGCACCGTGCGTTTGGCAAAAAGCTCTCCAGCAATGTGGACGCCAATTTTTAAGCAAAACAAGGAAAATGTCATAGAGACCTTGGAAGAATACATCCAAAATTTGGAAGCTTTTAAAAAGATGATCGTTGAAGAGGATTATGAAGGCATCTACAATGAAATGAGCAGTACCAATAGAATAAAAGAAATATTGAACGGAATACCACTAAATAAAAATTAG
- a CDS encoding bifunctional 3-deoxy-7-phosphoheptulonate synthase/chorismate mutase type II — MENSKQMRTWLDDMQLDHPLVIAGPCSAETEEQVLKIAHELKDSDVNYFRAGIWKPRTRPGMFEGVGAIGLKWLKKVKEETGMKTATEVANRAHVDLALENDVDLLWIGARSTVSPFIMQEIADALEGTDKIVLVKNPINPDLSLWLGGIERLYTANIKNLGAIHRGFSTYEKTKYRNIPEWQLAIEFQNRFPDLPLINDPSHITGKRDMIFDVSQTALDLNFDGLMIETHFDPDNAWSDAAQQVTPTVLKQIMRDLKIRKVTDSEEDFTKDLSNLRAQIDVIDNQLLDILGKRMKTSDSIGALKKERNVAVLQSTRWNEILGKMILEGESRGLSEEFVLKMFKAIHQESINHQEKIING; from the coding sequence ATGGAAAATTCAAAACAAATGAGAACATGGTTGGACGATATGCAATTGGACCATCCGTTAGTAATCGCAGGACCTTGCAGTGCGGAGACAGAAGAGCAAGTATTAAAAATTGCACATGAGTTAAAGGATAGCGATGTAAACTATTTCCGCGCAGGGATTTGGAAACCAAGAACCCGTCCCGGGATGTTCGAAGGTGTTGGAGCCATTGGTTTAAAATGGTTGAAGAAAGTTAAGGAAGAAACGGGGATGAAAACGGCAACGGAAGTAGCCAATAGGGCCCATGTAGACCTTGCTTTGGAGAACGATGTAGATTTGCTTTGGATAGGAGCGCGTTCAACGGTGAGTCCCTTTATCATGCAGGAAATTGCCGATGCTTTGGAAGGTACAGATAAGATAGTGTTGGTTAAGAACCCAATCAACCCAGATTTATCACTATGGTTGGGAGGTATAGAAAGATTATATACTGCCAATATTAAGAACTTGGGAGCAATCCATAGAGGTTTTTCCACGTATGAAAAGACCAAATATCGGAATATTCCAGAATGGCAATTGGCCATTGAATTTCAAAATAGGTTTCCAGATTTGCCATTGATCAATGATCCATCGCATATCACAGGAAAGAGGGACATGATTTTTGATGTATCACAAACGGCCCTGGATCTAAACTTCGATGGTTTAATGATAGAAACACATTTTGATCCTGATAATGCATGGAGTGATGCGGCACAGCAAGTAACACCAACAGTATTGAAACAAATTATGAGGGATCTTAAAATCAGAAAGGTAACTGATTCAGAGGAGGATTTCACCAAGGATCTAAGCAACCTAAGGGCTCAAATAGATGTAATTGACAACCAGTTGTTGGATATATTGGGCAAAAGGATGAAAACTTCAGACAGTATTGGAGCTCTTAAAAAGGAAAGAAACGTTGCCGTACTTCAGTCCACCAGATGGAATGAGATTTTGGGTAAAATGATTTTGGAGGGTGAGTCTAGAGGATTGAGTGAGGAGTTTGTACTAAAAATGTTCAAGGCGATTCACCAGGAATCTATCAACCATCAAGAAAAGATCATCAACGGATAA
- the rsgA gene encoding ribosome small subunit-dependent GTPase A, whose protein sequence is MLGTVYKSTGSWYTVKANDGEFYECKIKGKFRIQGIKSTNPIAVGDKVEFEVEHIGDETMGIISEIADRKNYIVRKSVNLSKQTHIIASNLDQVFLMVTLNNPPTSTSFIDRFLVTSEAYQIPAVILFNKIDTYTEDELGEIKYMAALYREVGYTCLGISAITGKNVEEVKEMMKGKTSMFSGHSGVGKSTLINAIDKDLDLKTAAISQQHLQGQHTTTFAEMFDMDFGARIIDTPGIKGFGIVDMEKSEIGDYFPEFFKLKNQCKFNDCLHLDEPKCAVKEALDNDEVSWSRYRSYVQMVSGEDENYRIDIHSKK, encoded by the coding sequence ATGTTAGGGACCGTTTATAAATCTACAGGGAGTTGGTACACCGTAAAGGCCAATGATGGTGAGTTTTATGAATGTAAGATCAAGGGGAAATTTAGGATCCAAGGGATCAAAAGCACCAATCCAATCGCTGTTGGGGATAAGGTAGAATTTGAGGTGGAGCATATTGGGGATGAGACCATGGGGATTATCTCGGAAATAGCGGATAGGAAGAATTATATCGTCAGAAAATCGGTAAACCTCTCCAAACAGACCCATATCATTGCCTCTAATTTGGATCAGGTGTTTCTTATGGTAACCCTGAACAATCCCCCTACTTCCACCAGCTTCATAGATCGTTTTTTGGTTACATCAGAAGCCTATCAGATCCCGGCCGTTATACTTTTCAATAAGATTGATACCTACACAGAGGATGAATTAGGGGAGATTAAATATATGGCAGCACTTTATAGGGAAGTGGGGTATACCTGTTTGGGTATTTCCGCCATAACAGGCAAAAACGTAGAGGAGGTCAAAGAAATGATGAAGGGTAAAACCAGCATGTTTTCTGGCCATTCCGGGGTAGGTAAATCCACGTTGATCAATGCCATAGATAAGGATTTGGATCTAAAAACCGCTGCAATATCACAACAACACCTGCAAGGTCAGCATACCACTACTTTTGCTGAAATGTTCGATATGGATTTTGGGGCGCGGATCATAGACACTCCTGGAATAAAGGGATTTGGTATAGTGGATATGGAGAAAAGCGAGATTGGAGATTATTTCCCGGAATTCTTCAAGTTAAAAAACCAATGTAAATTTAATGATTGCCTTCATTTGGACGAGCCTAAATGTGCTGTCAAGGAGGCCCTGGACAATGATGAGGTTTCTTGGAGCAGGTACAGGAGTTATGTTCAAATGGTGTCCGGGGAAGATGAGAATTACAGGATTGACATTCATAGTAAAAAATAA
- the dtd gene encoding D-aminoacyl-tRNA deacylase, protein MRAIIQRVSKASVTVDGEVISKIDNGLLILLGIEEADEQEDLEWLSRKIVNLRIFNDSEGVMNQSLVENGGNAIVVSQFTLHASTKKGNRPSYIKAAKPTVAIPLYERFVAQMEQDLGQKVGTGIFGADMKVELVNDGPVTIAIDTKNRE, encoded by the coding sequence ATGAGGGCGATTATACAGAGGGTTTCCAAAGCAAGTGTAACCGTAGACGGGGAAGTGATTTCTAAAATTGACAATGGGCTTTTAATTTTATTGGGCATCGAGGAGGCAGATGAACAAGAAGACTTGGAATGGTTGTCCAGAAAAATTGTAAACCTTCGGATTTTTAATGATTCGGAAGGGGTAATGAACCAGTCCCTTGTAGAAAATGGCGGAAATGCCATTGTTGTCAGTCAGTTTACCCTGCATGCATCCACAAAAAAGGGCAACAGACCCTCCTATATCAAAGCCGCAAAACCAACGGTAGCCATCCCTTTGTACGAAAGGTTTGTCGCCCAAATGGAGCAAGATTTAGGACAAAAAGTGGGAACAGGAATATTTGGTGCCGATATGAAGGTGGAACTGGTGAACGATGGCCCCGTGACCATTGCAATTGATACAAAAAATAGGGAATAA
- a CDS encoding nucleotide pyrophosphohydrolase: protein MNIQNAQKAVDEWIKAHGVRYFNELTNMAQLTEEVGEVARIIARRYGEQSEKESDKNKDLGEELADILFVVLCLANQTGIDLQQSFDKKLDLKAKRDHDRHHGNEKLK from the coding sequence ATGAACATACAAAATGCACAAAAAGCAGTAGATGAGTGGATAAAGGCCCATGGGGTGCGTTACTTTAATGAACTTACCAATATGGCCCAATTGACAGAAGAGGTAGGGGAAGTAGCCCGTATCATTGCAAGGCGTTATGGTGAGCAAAGTGAAAAGGAATCCGATAAGAACAAGGATCTAGGGGAGGAATTGGCAGATATACTCTTTGTTGTTCTTTGTTTGGCCAACCAAACAGGGATAGATTTGCAACAATCCTTTGATAAAAAGTTAGATCTTAAAGCTAAGAGAGATCACGACCGTCATCATGGCAATGAAAAGCTGAAATAG
- a CDS encoding 3-phosphoshikimate 1-carboxyvinyltransferase: MRLHLSAPASHKIRTSIKITGSKSESNRLLLLQALYPNIEISNISNSDDAQVMQQGLKISHGEVDIHHAGTAMRFLTAYFSSQEGKEVVLTGSQRMTERPIKVLVEALQSLGADISYVKNEGYPPIKIKGKTLERHKVSLPADISSQYISALLLTAPSLKNGLELELIGKITSVPYIKMTLALLSQAGIENSFEGNTIVVKPKTLVPEMKMVVESDWSSASYFYSIVALCEVGTEIILSSYKKDSLQGDSVLAGIYTQFGVETLFEGHEICLKKVKEIAKGSSVSLDLANAPDIAQTIAVTCFGLGMSCHLEGLHTLKIKETDRLEALKTELSKLGASIAVTNKSLTLKASREIRKDVAIDTYNDHRMAMAFAPLALKQDLFINDAEVVSKSYPDFWNDLKKLLFGIKES; encoded by the coding sequence TTGAGGCTACATCTATCTGCACCTGCATCACATAAAATAAGAACGAGTATCAAAATTACCGGCTCCAAAAGTGAGTCCAATAGGTTATTGTTGCTACAGGCTTTATATCCAAATATAGAAATATCCAATATTTCCAATTCTGATGATGCCCAAGTCATGCAGCAGGGTTTGAAAATCTCCCATGGGGAAGTAGACATCCATCACGCTGGAACCGCCATGCGGTTTTTAACGGCCTATTTTTCTTCCCAAGAAGGGAAGGAAGTAGTGCTTACCGGTTCCCAAAGGATGACAGAAAGGCCTATAAAGGTTTTGGTAGAAGCGCTACAAAGCCTAGGTGCCGATATCTCCTATGTGAAAAATGAAGGATATCCGCCTATAAAAATTAAGGGAAAGACCCTGGAAAGACACAAGGTAAGTTTACCTGCTGATATCAGTAGTCAATATATTTCTGCTTTATTATTGACTGCCCCTAGTCTAAAAAATGGCCTGGAGCTCGAATTAATTGGGAAGATAACATCCGTTCCCTATATCAAAATGACCTTGGCCTTATTGTCACAAGCGGGGATTGAGAATTCATTTGAAGGGAATACGATTGTGGTGAAACCTAAAACGTTGGTCCCTGAGATGAAAATGGTTGTGGAGTCCGACTGGAGTTCTGCTTCCTATTTCTACAGTATTGTGGCCCTGTGTGAAGTGGGTACTGAGATAATCTTGTCTTCCTATAAAAAGGACAGTCTACAGGGGGATAGTGTCCTAGCTGGGATTTATACCCAATTTGGGGTGGAAACACTATTTGAGGGTCATGAAATTTGCCTTAAAAAAGTTAAGGAAATAGCTAAGGGCTCTTCTGTGTCCCTGGACCTGGCCAATGCCCCTGACATAGCACAAACCATTGCTGTAACCTGTTTCGGGTTGGGCATGTCCTGTCACTTGGAAGGGCTTCATACCCTAAAGATCAAGGAAACGGATAGGTTGGAAGCATTGAAAACGGAATTGTCCAAACTGGGTGCATCCATAGCCGTTACAAATAAATCCCTGACCTTAAAGGCATCACGTGAAATCCGGAAGGATGTTGCTATTGATACTTACAATGATCATAGAATGGCGATGGCATTTGCTCCTTTGGCACTAAAACAGGATCTATTTATCAATGATGCAGAAGTGGTTTCCAAATCGTATCCCGACTTCTGGAACGATCTTAAAAAGCTTCTTTTCGGCATCAAAGAATCTTAA
- the queA gene encoding tRNA preQ1(34) S-adenosylmethionine ribosyltransferase-isomerase QueA, whose protein sequence is MKLSHFNFELPNELLAEYPSENRDESKLMVVHRETGKIEHKMFKDLINYFDEDDVMVLNNTKVFPARLYGNKEKTGARIEVFLLRELNEEQRLWDVLVDPARKIRIGNKLYFGEDESLVAEVIDNTTSRGRTLRFLYDGSYTDFRRKLRELGETPLPKYIKRDVEPEDEQRYQTIYAKHEGAVAAPTAGLHFSKHLLKRLEIKGIKFAEVTLHVGLGTFNPVEVEDLSKHKMDSEELIIDEKCTEIVNNAKKNKRRVCAIGTTAMRGLESAVSSNHTLNTFDGWTNKFVFPPYEFSIATAMVTNFHLPKSTLLMMVSAFMGHDLMKKAYKEAIMEGYKFYSYGDAMLII, encoded by the coding sequence ATGAAATTATCACATTTTAATTTTGAGCTTCCAAATGAATTATTGGCTGAATATCCTTCGGAAAATAGGGATGAGTCTAAATTGATGGTAGTTCATAGAGAGACTGGAAAAATAGAGCACAAAATGTTTAAGGACCTGATCAATTATTTTGATGAGGACGATGTAATGGTGCTTAATAATACCAAGGTTTTTCCTGCCCGTTTATATGGAAACAAAGAAAAGACCGGTGCTAGGATTGAAGTATTCTTGTTAAGGGAATTGAACGAAGAACAACGTCTTTGGGATGTATTGGTGGACCCTGCACGTAAAATAAGAATTGGAAACAAGCTTTATTTTGGTGAGGATGAAAGCTTAGTGGCGGAAGTAATTGACAATACTACTTCTAGAGGAAGGACTTTACGTTTTCTTTACGATGGGTCTTATACCGATTTTAGAAGGAAATTAAGGGAATTGGGTGAAACCCCACTTCCTAAATATATCAAAAGGGATGTAGAACCAGAAGATGAGCAACGCTATCAGACCATTTATGCCAAGCATGAGGGTGCGGTTGCCGCTCCAACTGCTGGCCTGCATTTTTCCAAGCACCTTTTAAAGCGTTTGGAGATCAAGGGTATTAAATTTGCTGAGGTTACCTTGCATGTTGGTTTGGGTACATTTAATCCTGTAGAAGTAGAAGATCTTTCCAAGCATAAAATGGACAGCGAAGAGCTGATCATAGATGAGAAGTGCACAGAAATTGTGAACAATGCCAAGAAAAATAAGCGAAGAGTTTGTGCGATTGGTACTACTGCCATGCGTGGTTTGGAAAGTGCAGTATCTTCTAACCACACCTTGAATACATTTGATGGATGGACAAACAAATTTGTTTTTCCACCGTATGAATTCAGCATCGCAACAGCTATGGTTACCAATTTTCACTTGCCAAAATCGACCTTGTTGATGATGGTATCGGCATTTATGGGACATGATCTAATGAAGAAGGCGTATAAGGAGGCAATCATGGAAGGATATAAGTTTTATTCCTACGGGGATGCCATGCTGATCATATAA
- the rlmN gene encoding 23S rRNA (adenine(2503)-C(2))-methyltransferase RlmN: METVKKKDIRALTKEQLRDFFVSEGDKAFRGNQVYEWLWQKSAHSFEAMTNISKETRQMMEANFVINHIKVDQMQRSSDGTIKNAVRLHDDLVVESVLIPTKTRTTACVSSQVGCSLDCKFCATSRLKRMRNLNPDEIYDQVVVIDNESRLYFDRPLSNIVFMGMGEPLMNYNNVLKAIEKITSPEGLGMSPKRITVSTSGVPKMIRKMADEEVKFKLAVSLHSAIDDIRTSIMPFNATFTLADLRESLQYWYNKTKSRITYEYVVWEGINDQQKDVDALVDFCKFAPSKVNLIEYNPIDDGEFRQASNNAIERYVQTLERNGIVVTVRRSRGKDIDAACGQLANKQ, from the coding sequence ATGGAAACGGTAAAAAAGAAAGACATAAGGGCACTCACCAAGGAACAGCTAAGAGATTTCTTCGTTAGCGAAGGGGACAAGGCGTTCAGGGGGAACCAGGTTTATGAATGGTTATGGCAGAAGTCGGCCCATTCCTTCGAAGCCATGACCAATATTTCTAAGGAGACCCGCCAAATGATGGAAGCCAATTTTGTGATCAATCACATTAAGGTAGACCAAATGCAGCGCAGTAGCGATGGAACCATTAAAAACGCCGTGCGCCTCCATGATGATCTGGTAGTGGAATCTGTGCTTATCCCCACAAAAACAAGAACTACGGCATGTGTATCAAGTCAGGTGGGCTGTAGTTTGGATTGTAAGTTCTGCGCTACTTCCCGATTAAAACGTATGCGCAATTTGAACCCCGACGAGATCTATGATCAAGTCGTGGTCATAGATAATGAAAGTAGGTTGTATTTTGACAGACCTTTGAGCAATATTGTATTTATGGGCATGGGGGAACCCTTGATGAACTATAACAACGTTTTAAAGGCCATAGAAAAGATTACCTCTCCAGAAGGTTTGGGAATGTCACCCAAGCGAATTACCGTCTCCACCTCCGGAGTTCCCAAGATGATCCGGAAAATGGCAGATGAGGAAGTAAAATTTAAATTGGCCGTTTCCCTTCATTCGGCCATAGATGATATTAGAACGTCCATAATGCCTTTTAATGCGACCTTTACCCTGGCCGATCTCAGGGAATCCCTGCAATATTGGTACAACAAGACCAAAAGTAGGATCACTTATGAATATGTAGTTTGGGAAGGGATCAATGACCAGCAGAAGGATGTGGATGCCCTGGTTGATTTTTGCAAATTTGCTCCTTCCAAGGTAAATCTGATAGAGTACAATCCTATTGACGACGGAGAATTTCGTCAAGCCTCAAATAACGCTATAGAGCGTTACGTACAAACTTTAGAACGAAACGGGATAGTGGTAACCGTACGTAGATCAAGAGGGAAGGATATCGATGCTGCTTGCGGCCAATTGGCCAACAAACAATAG